GGGGTGATTCACTCATCTTCGGCGAGTACGAAGGCTATGCCTCGCCGGTCAGTAACGGTGCCGCCTATCGGCGCGATGTCTTCGCGCAGGTGGGATATGTGGATGAAAGATTCGATGCCGCCGAAGACGTGGAGTTCAATTACCGGGTAGAGCAGGCGGGACTTCGGGCCTACACCAGTCCGCGTTTAACCGTACGCTACCATCCCCGCGAGAGCTTCACCGGGCTTTTTCGCCAGATGGAACGCTACGGCAAGGGGCGCTGCCGCTTCATCCGGAAGCACCGTGAAGCGCTGACCATTAATCAGCTGGTGCCCGCCGGCTTCGTCTGCGGCCTGCTTTTGTTGCCGGCCTCTTTCTTCAAGCCGCTGTTTCCGGGGTCATGGCTGCCTGTTTTCGTACTCTGGGGCTTGTACGGTATCTATGCGCTGCTCATCCTGGCCGAATCGGTGCGCCTGTCCATGAGAAACGGCTGGAACTACTTTCCTCTACTGCCGCTGCTTTTCATGACCATTCATGCGGGGCTGGGCTGGGGGTTTGTAAAGCAGTCACTAAGTCGCTGAGGCGCTGAGTTTTAAACCTTAGAGACTTAGAGACTACGGGACTAAGAGACTTAATTACTACGAGACTGAGTTACTCAGAGACATAGAGACGGACCAACATCCGAGGTTCCTTTATGAAGATAAAAAGAAAATTCGCCCACCAACTCTTTCCGGTAATTGCGGCACTGGCGCTTGCCGGTACGGCACAAGCGGCGGATTTCACATTTACTCCTGGCATTACAGTAAATGAGGAGTTC
The nucleotide sequence above comes from Geobacter benzoatilyticus. Encoded proteins:
- a CDS encoding glycosyltransferase family 2 protein, whose protein sequence is MANHITSEPDFLSIVMPVRNEERFIRETLMQLVGQDYPADKYEILVSDGMSDDATREIVTAMARQYPQIRLLDNPGRRSGAGRNVGFRNSRGNYLLVIDGHCFIPTDQLFRNVVDCFQTSGADCLGRPQPLDAPGLSLFQKGVAIARGSRLGHGGDSLIFGEYEGYASPVSNGAAYRRDVFAQVGYVDERFDAAEDVEFNYRVEQAGLRAYTSPRLTVRYHPRESFTGLFRQMERYGKGRCRFIRKHREALTINQLVPAGFVCGLLLLPASFFKPLFPGSWLPVFVLWGLYGIYALLILAESVRLSMRNGWNYFPLLPLLFMTIHAGLGWGFVKQSLSR